A genomic region of Thermodesulfobium narugense DSM 14796 contains the following coding sequences:
- a CDS encoding zinc-binding metallopeptidase family protein: MGYSEEEDKAINYVLKLLPKNFEIKTDNIGNLIAMYNEDPSAKKVLLGIHLDTIPFSGKYSSSLPMIVAVGSINKLLEKDFYPKKTVGLIIFRATSPNRFSRGCIGSRGAVGELNERDLYLSDKDGVLLQDEIIKRSLGLSSSFPTFFKDDIYTFLELESDFSGILSEKSIPICMVKNQQGPVILKLSIVGKIQYTCCTPSNLIKNPLNAFTKILDLLYKMMKENKLFGGVYEINMEPKVMGVFPTRINFNLDLRSPDLKLRSELLNNLKDMINKISEEESCQIDILSQTSHSPHIFSDKLIEISKKIFLKNNIKPITIDTGILSNARWMSLVSQETGMFLLRYKKGNSPKKEEINENDIILSIDVVSEILKERVSL, encoded by the coding sequence TTGGGGTATTCAGAGGAAGAAGACAAAGCTATTAACTATGTTTTGAAATTGCTTCCAAAAAATTTCGAAATTAAGACAGATAATATTGGCAATCTAATTGCAATGTACAATGAAGACCCTTCAGCTAAAAAGGTTTTACTCGGCATTCACCTCGATACAATTCCATTTAGTGGCAAATATTCATCGTCGCTTCCTATGATAGTAGCAGTTGGATCTATCAATAAATTATTAGAAAAAGATTTTTATCCAAAGAAAACAGTTGGCTTAATAATCTTTAGAGCCACTTCTCCAAACAGATTCTCGAGGGGCTGTATTGGTTCAAGAGGAGCAGTAGGAGAGCTAAATGAAAGAGATCTGTATCTTTCAGATAAAGATGGAGTATTATTACAAGATGAAATAATAAAGAGAAGTCTTGGGCTTTCAAGTAGTTTTCCTACATTTTTTAAAGATGATATATATACTTTTTTGGAACTAGAAAGCGACTTTTCAGGCATATTAAGTGAAAAATCCATACCAATTTGTATGGTAAAAAACCAACAAGGACCTGTTATTTTAAAATTATCCATCGTAGGCAAAATACAATATACCTGTTGCACCCCATCTAACTTAATTAAAAACCCTTTAAATGCTTTTACAAAGATTTTGGATCTTCTTTATAAAATGATGAAAGAAAATAAGCTGTTCGGTGGAGTATACGAAATTAATATGGAACCAAAAGTCATGGGAGTCTTTCCAACTAGAATAAACTTTAATCTAGATCTAAGATCGCCAGATTTGAAATTAAGGAGCGAACTTCTTAATAATCTTAAAGACATGATAAACAAAATATCTGAAGAAGAAAGTTGTCAAATAGATATTTTAAGCCAAACATCTCATTCTCCTCATATCTTTTCAGATAAACTCATCGAAATTTCAAAAAAGATATTTTTAAAAAATAACATCAAGCCAATAACAATTGACACTGGAATTCTTTCTAATGCAAGGTGGATGAGTCTGGTAAGTCAGGAAACAGGAATGTTTTTGTTAAGATACAAGAAAGGAAATTCACCTAAAAAAGAAGAGATAAACGAAAATGATATAATCCTAAGTATCGATGTCGTCAGTGAAATATTAAAGGAGAGAGTTTCTCTATGA
- a CDS encoding [protein-PII] uridylyltransferase family protein: MELDFYYEKDKKERESFVIYHLRDRLLYGRKILFERTICGFIDPLEVESYLNKLYREVCSDILKFCIIEAREEGFPEEDICIAAVGGFGRCEMAPYSDIDLVFLSQNEEGPFLDNVLKRGYRLLSDIFFGIDLEVGYSFRTTEIKHIDHITRTSFLDSNIISGDNNIFQEFKRNFWNRLNLTEFIFAKLSEREIASQKFGDNPYLLSPNLKECKGGLRDYHTFKWIFQSRFALPNCSIIKDVEDTNILDKNDIDKLESSYRFLRKIRILLHIMARKRQDYLSKNYQSRLAEFLGYKNSVEFMKELIYCLENISEISNRGIKKILQEGFQISSCFSIKGNNITYQYDSPIQIFRFDFIRAFEYKSLYDLELSINLEEELIKQRSKLRPNDETMNVFLKILKNGKNKASILRKMQYLGLFEILIPESRGIFYTLPEDPMHEFTIGEHTMVMIETLEMFERGDFGQEIAEIFNSLSDPLTLYLAALFHDIAKLKNSENHDIEGAKIFSNWAKKTKLDKNTINNVNFIIANHLQMVRTSRLRDLHREETIEEFAQLVSDTERLKNLYLISYADLYSLSKKKPSPISIYQLNELFKKSQSNLLKPISKTNFKDVFKRNIKKSLPNKDEINLYIDNMPATYLMNIPQDIIAFHLDLISRLKNETPQVYFEESINKDFSKVTIATYEIEGLLWKIAAVFYGHNLDIHTAELYKFSTEPPVVINEIWTTFKNRPVPEFLAQSIKKDLSDTLSLKKDIFELLREKNKDIEFPVKLFNVNCLNNISPKSTVIEIIAEDRHGLLYRLTQTLSSLGLYIQTAKISTWEGRAEDAFYITKENNLKLSDQECQEYLKKIIYHI; this comes from the coding sequence ATGGAGCTAGATTTTTATTATGAAAAGGATAAAAAAGAAAGGGAAAGCTTTGTAATATATCACTTGCGCGACCGTCTTCTTTACGGTCGAAAAATACTTTTTGAAAGAACTATTTGTGGTTTCATCGACCCTCTGGAAGTAGAAAGTTATTTAAATAAACTTTACAGGGAAGTGTGTTCTGATATATTAAAGTTCTGCATAATAGAAGCAAGGGAAGAGGGATTTCCAGAAGAAGACATATGTATAGCTGCTGTTGGGGGCTTTGGCAGATGTGAAATGGCGCCTTATTCAGATATTGATTTAGTTTTCTTGTCCCAAAACGAAGAAGGACCTTTTTTAGACAACGTTTTAAAAAGAGGATATAGGCTTTTATCAGATATCTTTTTTGGTATAGACTTAGAAGTCGGCTACAGTTTCAGAACCACAGAAATAAAACACATCGATCACATAACCAGAACCAGTTTTTTAGATTCTAACATTATTTCTGGAGATAACAACATTTTCCAAGAATTTAAAAGAAATTTTTGGAACAGATTAAACTTAACTGAATTCATATTTGCAAAGTTATCAGAAAGAGAAATAGCCTCTCAAAAGTTCGGCGATAATCCTTATTTATTAAGTCCAAACCTTAAGGAGTGTAAAGGTGGACTTAGAGATTATCATACATTTAAGTGGATTTTTCAGAGCAGATTTGCGCTTCCAAACTGCTCAATTATCAAAGATGTAGAAGATACAAATATTTTAGATAAAAATGATATTGATAAACTCGAATCTTCATATCGATTTCTTAGAAAGATAAGAATCTTACTACATATAATGGCAAGAAAAAGACAAGATTATCTCTCAAAAAATTATCAATCAAGGTTAGCAGAATTTTTAGGTTATAAAAATTCAGTAGAATTTATGAAAGAATTAATCTATTGTCTTGAAAATATTTCAGAAATATCTAATAGAGGTATAAAAAAGATACTTCAAGAAGGCTTTCAAATTTCTAGTTGTTTTTCAATAAAGGGTAATAATATTACTTATCAATACGACTCTCCTATTCAAATTTTTAGATTCGATTTTATAAGAGCTTTTGAATATAAATCTCTTTACGATCTGGAATTATCAATAAATCTCGAAGAAGAGCTTATTAAACAACGAAGCAAATTAAGACCCAACGATGAAACCATGAACGTATTTTTAAAAATTCTAAAAAATGGAAAAAACAAAGCCTCTATATTAAGAAAAATGCAATACTTAGGTTTATTTGAGATACTAATACCAGAATCAAGGGGAATTTTTTATACTTTGCCTGAAGATCCTATGCATGAATTTACCATTGGAGAACACACAATGGTTATGATTGAAACTCTCGAAATGTTCGAAAGAGGCGATTTCGGACAAGAAATAGCAGAAATATTTAATTCCTTATCGGATCCACTCACTTTATATCTTGCAGCTTTATTTCATGATATTGCAAAGTTAAAAAATTCAGAAAATCACGACATAGAAGGTGCAAAGATATTTTCTAACTGGGCAAAGAAAACTAAATTAGATAAAAACACAATAAACAACGTTAATTTTATCATAGCAAATCATCTACAGATGGTAAGAACCTCAAGATTAAGAGATCTACATAGAGAAGAAACTATCGAAGAATTCGCTCAATTAGTTTCAGACACAGAAAGGCTGAAAAACTTATATCTTATTTCTTATGCAGATCTATATTCTTTGTCAAAAAAGAAACCAAGTCCAATATCAATTTATCAGCTAAACGAACTTTTCAAAAAGAGTCAATCAAATTTGTTGAAACCTATATCGAAGACAAACTTTAAAGATGTATTTAAAAGGAATATAAAAAAGAGTTTACCAAACAAAGATGAAATCAATCTTTATATTGACAACATGCCTGCTACCTATTTAATGAACATACCACAAGATATTATTGCGTTTCATTTAGATCTTATTTCCAGACTAAAAAATGAAACGCCTCAAGTATATTTCGAAGAATCAATCAACAAAGATTTTTCAAAAGTCACTATTGCTACATATGAAATTGAGGGACTATTGTGGAAAATAGCAGCAGTATTCTATGGACACAATTTAGATATCCACACTGCTGAATTATACAAGTTCTCTACAGAGCCACCAGTGGTAATTAACGAAATTTGGACAACGTTCAAAAATAGACCAGTACCTGAATTTTTAGCGCAATCAATAAAGAAAGATTTGAGCGATACTCTTAGCCTAAAAAAGGATATATTTGAATTATTAAGAGAAAAAAACAAGGACATAGAATTTCCAGTAAAACTTTTCAATGTTAACTGTTTAAACAATATATCTCCAAAATCAACTGTTATTGAAATAATTGCCGAAGATAGACACGGACTCTTGTATAGATTAACTCAGACTCTATCCTCCCTTGGGCTTTATATACAAACAGCAAAAATTTCTACCTGGGAGGGTAGGGCTGAAGATGCATTTTATATTACAAAAGAAAATAACTTAAAGTTAAGTGACCAAGAATGTCAAGAATATTTGAAAAAAATAATTTACCATATATAA
- the whiA gene encoding DNA-binding protein WhiA has protein sequence MLKLKNDENEIIRSEIASLPIENKRLSKFELKGIMLSHSKANDKGIIIKCKNFKVAKRTIMLAHFLNIKTELYQKSKKSKNSQETQKTTMVKLEKFLLPDPPETFPSQKSIQSFLRGLFLNSGYLSTKNGYHLEIITNSEIFGFLSALLEEIGFNFKIRKANSYSLFLKNFNEIVSFLAYIQVHNFCAYLEAEAIKKEANNEINREVNYETGNIKRQIKASLEILRSINILESSENYYKLPIKWQKMMALKKDHPLFSMKEIGEHLGMSKNQVSSVFRQIRKLTFNL, from the coding sequence ATGTTGAAATTAAAAAATGACGAAAATGAAATAATAAGAAGTGAAATAGCTTCTTTACCCATAGAGAACAAAAGACTGTCAAAATTTGAGTTGAAAGGCATAATGCTTTCTCACTCGAAAGCTAATGACAAGGGAATTATTATAAAGTGTAAAAACTTTAAAGTAGCTAAAAGAACAATTATGTTAGCTCATTTTCTAAATATAAAAACAGAGTTATATCAAAAATCCAAAAAATCAAAAAATTCTCAAGAAACTCAAAAGACTACAATGGTAAAATTAGAAAAGTTTTTATTGCCAGATCCACCAGAAACATTTCCATCTCAAAAATCCATCCAGAGTTTCTTAAGAGGATTATTTCTAAATTCAGGTTATTTAAGCACAAAAAATGGTTATCACCTCGAAATTATCACAAATAGCGAAATATTTGGTTTTCTTTCTGCACTCCTAGAAGAAATTGGCTTTAATTTTAAAATAAGAAAAGCCAACAGCTACTCTCTTTTTTTAAAAAATTTTAACGAAATAGTTTCCTTTTTAGCATATATTCAAGTGCATAATTTCTGTGCCTACCTTGAAGCAGAAGCCATAAAAAAGGAAGCTAATAACGAAATAAACAGAGAAGTAAACTATGAAACTGGCAATATAAAAAGGCAAATAAAGGCATCTCTTGAAATATTAAGATCAATAAATATTCTTGAAAGTTCTGAAAATTATTATAAATTGCCTATAAAATGGCAAAAAATGATGGCCTTAAAGAAAGATCACCCATTATTTTCCATGAAAGAAATTGGAGAACATCTTGGAATGTCAAAAAATCAAGTTTCATCTGTATTTAGACAAATAAGGAAATTAACATTTAACCTGTAG
- a CDS encoding gluconeogenesis factor YvcK family protein encodes MSFRPLKWLRWLTPGLGIKRWIFLGSFSLLLIVTSLILSLEAISITRSFIKSLSYFIHEISSKIPIQIISLLLFLIGFVALIYSIRGLVKQIVKPMQIGSRRDVVELLWLERQLKKRPQVVAIGGGTGQSTVLRGLKYYPINLTAIVTPFDDGGSSGFIRKELGFLPPGDIRNCLAALSLQEDLLGAVLQYRFKGIPGLEGHPVGNILLAAATEITGDFLKAINMVEKIISARGHVIPSTLFNTRLCAKLKDGSIVEGESNISRSIYPIETIFLDPLPPSAFPEAIKKINEADAIVIGPGSLFTSILPNLLMKDLLEAIKDSKAIKIYVCNIMTQPGETGGYKASDHVRAFLEILGFLPFDIVLLNNKKPEKLIDYYEQKGSEIVINDLPELEKFKVKTVLADLLYEENHIRHDHKKLAKIIFDNIFKSNKKLH; translated from the coding sequence ATGAGTTTTAGACCTTTAAAGTGGCTAAGATGGTTAACACCCGGTTTAGGAATAAAAAGATGGATCTTTCTTGGTTCCTTTTCTTTGCTTTTAATAGTAACAAGCTTAATATTATCTTTAGAAGCAATTTCGATAACAAGATCGTTTATTAAGAGTTTATCTTATTTTATTCATGAAATTTCTTCAAAAATACCAATTCAGATAATCTCTCTATTATTGTTTTTGATAGGCTTTGTAGCATTAATTTATTCCATTAGAGGTTTAGTAAAACAAATTGTTAAGCCTATGCAAATAGGATCAAGAAGAGACGTGGTAGAGCTGCTGTGGCTCGAAAGACAGTTAAAAAAAAGGCCACAGGTAGTTGCAATTGGCGGCGGAACAGGCCAGTCTACAGTTCTTAGAGGTTTGAAATATTATCCTATAAATCTAACTGCAATAGTAACTCCTTTTGACGATGGCGGTTCTTCAGGGTTCATAAGAAAAGAATTAGGATTTCTTCCTCCTGGAGATATAAGAAATTGTTTAGCCGCCTTATCTCTCCAGGAAGATTTGCTCGGAGCTGTTTTGCAATATAGATTTAAGGGCATACCTGGACTTGAAGGACATCCAGTAGGGAATATCCTCTTAGCTGCTGCCACAGAAATAACTGGAGATTTTCTAAAAGCTATTAATATGGTTGAAAAAATAATTTCAGCAAGAGGACATGTTATACCTTCAACTCTATTTAATACAAGACTTTGCGCAAAACTGAAAGACGGCTCAATTGTTGAGGGAGAATCAAATATATCAAGAAGTATTTACCCAATAGAAACTATATTTTTAGATCCTTTACCTCCCAGCGCTTTCCCGGAAGCCATAAAAAAAATCAATGAAGCGGATGCAATTGTTATCGGACCTGGGAGTCTCTTTACAAGTATTTTGCCAAATTTACTTATGAAAGACCTATTAGAAGCAATAAAAGATTCGAAAGCAATAAAAATTTATGTCTGTAATATCATGACACAACCGGGAGAAACAGGAGGTTATAAAGCTTCGGACCACGTTAGAGCCTTTTTGGAGATACTAGGCTTTTTGCCATTTGACATAGTTCTTCTAAACAACAAAAAGCCCGAAAAACTTATAGACTATTATGAACAAAAAGGCTCTGAAATAGTAATTAACGACCTACCTGAACTCGAAAAATTTAAAGTTAAAACAGTTCTGGCGGATTTGTTATATGAAGAAAACCATATAAGACACGATCACAAAAAATTAGCAAAAATCATTTTTGACAATATATTTAAAAGTAACAAAAAATTACATTAG
- the tpiA gene encoding triose-phosphate isomerase, with the protein MNYAIANFKMNKTSDEVDEYICELRQNLKNSVKTVICPSFVSLERAVKASFGSLIEIGAQNLFFEEKGAFTGEISIGMLESVGVKYAIIGHSERRHYFKESDDLLFKKVKAAANRLKVIYCFGETEEERDAGKSLEVTLNQLNLVKSFFENIILAYEPVWAIGTGKTANAEGSFALIKELESKLGALPDCLYGGSVNHKNAKSFIDAGFKGVLVGSASLDVKEFSKIIENMS; encoded by the coding sequence ATGAATTACGCTATCGCAAACTTTAAAATGAATAAAACTTCAGATGAAGTAGATGAATATATTTGTGAATTAAGACAAAATCTAAAAAACAGCGTTAAAACTGTAATTTGTCCTTCCTTTGTCTCTCTTGAAAGAGCCGTGAAAGCCTCCTTTGGATCCTTAATAGAGATCGGCGCTCAAAATCTATTTTTCGAAGAAAAAGGCGCCTTCACAGGAGAGATATCCATTGGAATGTTAGAAAGTGTAGGAGTAAAATACGCGATAATTGGTCACTCTGAAAGAAGACACTACTTCAAAGAATCAGATGATTTGTTGTTTAAAAAGGTTAAAGCTGCAGCTAATAGATTAAAAGTAATTTATTGCTTTGGCGAAACAGAAGAAGAAAGAGACGCTGGCAAATCACTTGAAGTAACGCTTAATCAGTTAAATTTAGTAAAAAGCTTTTTCGAAAATATAATTCTCGCATATGAACCAGTCTGGGCAATAGGAACTGGTAAAACTGCTAACGCAGAAGGATCATTTGCTTTAATTAAAGAATTAGAATCAAAATTAGGAGCCCTCCCGGATTGTCTTTATGGTGGTTCAGTCAATCATAAAAACGCAAAATCATTTATTGATGCAGGATTTAAAGGCGTATTGGTTGGTTCGGCAAGCCTTGATGTAAAAGAATTTTCAAAAATTATAGAAAACATGTCTTAA
- the rapZ gene encoding RNase adapter RapZ, which yields MNAGPWLIILTGLSGAGKSQALHALEDLGFFCIDNLPPFLLPELTRFSFSPKFPISRMAVVIDIRGKTLFPDLQNILKKIKEQPINITTLFLEASDEVLIRRFSETRRRHPLSQEGGYLSAGIIKEREMLSVIREMSDIVIDTSYMKVNQLKERLRAYFTSEEEQIFNTTLLSFGFKYGIPMDADMIIDVRFLPNPFYEEHLKNLTGMDAPVEEFILSQEVTKNFLKVLDQYLLFFLPKCMEEGKSNVTIAIGCTGGEHRSVTIVRELARRYRNLGFKIFEWHRDLKIGRNA from the coding sequence ATGAATGCTGGACCATGGCTTATAATATTAACTGGCCTTTCTGGCGCAGGAAAATCTCAAGCTTTACATGCTCTTGAAGATTTAGGCTTTTTTTGCATAGATAACCTGCCGCCGTTCTTGCTGCCTGAGCTTACAAGATTCTCTTTTTCGCCTAAATTTCCAATTTCTCGTATGGCAGTAGTAATAGACATTAGGGGAAAAACTCTTTTTCCTGATTTACAAAATATCCTAAAAAAGATAAAGGAACAACCAATAAATATAACCACACTCTTTCTTGAAGCTAGTGACGAGGTGCTAATCAGAAGATTTTCAGAAACGAGAAGGCGCCATCCACTATCTCAAGAGGGAGGATACCTCTCTGCGGGAATCATAAAAGAAAGAGAAATGCTTTCAGTAATAAGAGAGATGTCAGATATAGTTATAGACACTTCATATATGAAAGTAAATCAACTAAAAGAAAGGCTAAGAGCTTATTTTACTTCAGAAGAAGAACAAATTTTTAATACAACCCTTCTTTCATTTGGCTTCAAATATGGCATACCTATGGATGCAGATATGATTATAGATGTGAGATTTCTACCAAATCCGTTTTATGAAGAACACCTAAAAAATTTAACAGGTATGGACGCTCCCGTAGAAGAATTTATACTCTCACAAGAGGTTACTAAAAATTTTCTTAAGGTTTTAGATCAATATCTCTTATTTTTTCTTCCAAAGTGCATGGAAGAAGGAAAAAGCAATGTAACCATCGCAATAGGTTGCACAGGAGGAGAACACAGGTCTGTTACAATAGTTCGCGAGTTAGCAAGAAGATACAGAAATTTAGGCTTCAAAATTTTTGAGTGGCACAGAGATCTGAAAATTGGGAGAAACGCTTAA
- the gap gene encoding type I glyceraldehyde-3-phosphate dehydrogenase: protein MRVAVNGFGRIGRLFVRLAFSLPDIEIVAINSSRKIPQLAHLLQYDSTYRTWSKEVSFDDDNLIIEGKKIKILEERKDTTKLPWKELDIDLVIESTGELTKRELAENHITAGAKKVLITAPGKDVDAFIVVGVNDQILDLNNHKIISAASCTTNCLAPAVKVLFDKFGIVSGFMTTVHAYTMDQRLLDGTHKKDFRRARSAAINIVPTSTGAAKSIGKVIPELNGKMDGVALRVPVPTGSMVDLSVILEKQPSIEEIKSAYKEAESCEPLKGILKYTETPLVSSDYIGTFYSSIIDGLMLNKTGDIYKIYAWYDNEHGYACRVVDLAKKLIPAFK from the coding sequence ATGAGAGTAGCAGTTAATGGTTTTGGAAGAATTGGGCGTTTATTTGTTAGGCTTGCCTTTTCATTGCCAGATATTGAAATAGTAGCAATAAACAGTTCAAGGAAAATACCTCAGTTAGCTCATCTATTGCAGTATGATTCTACATACAGAACCTGGAGCAAAGAAGTAAGCTTCGATGATGACAATTTAATTATTGAAGGAAAAAAAATAAAAATTCTCGAGGAAAGAAAGGACACAACAAAGCTCCCATGGAAAGAACTTGATATTGACCTAGTAATAGAGTCAACAGGCGAACTTACGAAAAGAGAACTAGCTGAAAACCACATAACAGCAGGGGCAAAAAAGGTTCTAATTACTGCCCCAGGGAAAGATGTTGACGCTTTTATTGTTGTAGGAGTAAACGACCAGATACTAGATTTAAATAATCACAAAATAATTTCAGCCGCATCTTGCACAACCAATTGTCTCGCACCCGCTGTAAAAGTATTATTTGATAAGTTTGGAATAGTCTCAGGCTTTATGACAACCGTACACGCATACACTATGGATCAAAGACTACTTGACGGTACACACAAAAAAGATTTTAGAAGAGCGCGTTCTGCTGCCATAAACATTGTGCCTACTTCAACGGGTGCCGCAAAATCAATTGGAAAGGTCATACCAGAATTAAATGGCAAAATGGACGGAGTAGCGCTAAGGGTTCCTGTTCCCACAGGTTCAATGGTTGATCTTAGCGTTATTTTGGAAAAACAGCCCTCAATTGAAGAAATCAAATCGGCCTATAAGGAAGCTGAATCATGCGAGCCTTTAAAGGGGATTCTGAAGTATACAGAAACTCCTTTGGTTTCATCTGATTATATCGGCACATTTTATTCTTCAATAATTGACGGCTTAATGTTAAATAAAACAGGAGATATATATAAAATTTACGCATGGTATGACAATGAGCACGGTTATGCATGTAGGGTCGTAGATTTGGCCAAAAAACTTATACCAGCCTTTAAGTAA
- a CDS encoding phosphoglycerate kinase, with amino-acid sequence MEFNKKLLIDFPVYQLEGKRVFVRADLNDPADSEGNLTGDMRIRAVLPTIGYLVNARAKVILASHFGRPKNREKEFSLRGVKKRLEELSSFRIHLAPDCQGEDVVKLSKELKNGEVLLLENLRFCPGETKNDPEYARFLASLGDIYVAEAFGACHREHASISSVPKLIPSMAGFLLAKEINTLNKLLHNPEQPLVVVAGGKKVSDKIKVIGNLIDKVDSICVGGGMSFAFLKAKGYEIGRSYVEDNMDAVAKEILGNNGKKILLPVDVMVAKELRPASESKVVNVDEIPPDWYGVDIGPKTIEMFKAQISKAKTIFWNGPLGIVEIPDFSYGTRIVGLYIALSSAITVSGGGDTAEVVRMMNLDQHFTHVSTGGGAALKFLEGADLPGISVLPERS; translated from the coding sequence ATGGAATTTAATAAAAAATTACTTATAGATTTCCCTGTCTACCAGTTAGAAGGAAAAAGAGTTTTCGTAAGAGCAGATCTTAACGATCCAGCAGATTCTGAAGGAAATCTCACAGGAGATATGAGAATAAGAGCAGTATTACCAACAATTGGCTATCTGGTAAACGCAAGAGCAAAGGTTATTCTTGCATCTCACTTTGGTCGCCCAAAAAATAGAGAAAAGGAATTTTCACTAAGAGGTGTAAAAAAAAGACTTGAAGAATTATCAAGTTTCAGGATTCACCTAGCACCTGACTGTCAGGGAGAAGATGTTGTTAAATTATCAAAAGAACTAAAAAATGGAGAAGTATTGCTCCTTGAAAACCTTAGGTTTTGTCCAGGAGAAACAAAAAATGATCCAGAATATGCAAGATTCTTAGCCTCACTTGGAGATATATATGTAGCAGAAGCATTCGGTGCATGCCATAGAGAACATGCATCAATTTCCTCGGTACCAAAGTTAATACCTTCTATGGCAGGATTTTTGTTGGCAAAGGAAATAAATACTTTAAACAAGTTGTTGCACAATCCTGAACAACCGCTAGTAGTAGTGGCAGGTGGTAAAAAAGTCTCTGACAAAATAAAGGTTATAGGTAACTTAATAGACAAGGTAGATAGCATTTGTGTAGGTGGTGGAATGAGTTTTGCCTTCTTAAAAGCAAAAGGATATGAAATTGGAAGATCATATGTAGAAGACAACATGGATGCTGTAGCAAAAGAAATATTAGGAAACAATGGAAAAAAGATATTATTACCTGTAGACGTGATGGTAGCAAAGGAACTAAGACCAGCATCAGAATCCAAAGTAGTTAATGTAGACGAAATTCCGCCTGATTGGTATGGAGTTGACATAGGGCCAAAGACTATAGAAATGTTTAAAGCTCAAATATCAAAGGCAAAAACAATATTCTGGAATGGACCACTTGGAATTGTTGAAATTCCGGACTTTTCATACGGGACAAGAATAGTAGGCTTGTACATCGCGCTTTCATCCGCAATTACCGTATCAGGTGGCGGAGACACTGCTGAAGTTGTAAGAATGATGAACCTTGATCAGCACTTCACTCACGTATCAACAGGCGGAGGGGCAGCATTAAAATTTTTGGAAGGAGCTGATTTGCCTGGTATATCAGTCCTCCCAGAAAGGAGCTAA